From a single Lolium rigidum isolate FL_2022 chromosome 7, APGP_CSIRO_Lrig_0.1, whole genome shotgun sequence genomic region:
- the LOC124678108 gene encoding beta-fructofuranosidase, insoluble isoenzyme 7-like: protein MNGIEHLGNGRTAYHFQPAKHWQNDPNGPMYHNGLYHFFYQYNPHGPTWDVGKLSWGHSVSGDLVNWAALDNALDPTDPFDANGCWSGSATILPGGRPAILYTGIDADKVQVQNVAFAKDPSDPLLREWEKPSCNPVIPYPADVTRNNFRDPTEAWRGRDGLWRVGIVAEVNGVGSLLVYRSADFLRWERNAAPLHASSRDVPVLECPDLFPVAATAHGATEGLETSAPSGAGVRHVLKLTDFAKEDHYMVGFYDDAADTFVPAEPERGGDPENWRRLDHGHLYASKSFYDARNKRRVLWAWVDETDGGGVARGWAGIQAFPRAMWLDADGKRLVQWPVEEIETLRRKRVGLQWATDVEAGGRKEIAGIVSSQADVEVMFEIPNLEEAETLDPEWLLDPKGLCAAKGASVHGGVGPFGLLVLASSDLEEHTAVFFRVFKHGGKYKVLMCTDLTKSCTKAGAHKPSYGAFLDVAVEKDKFISLRTLIDHTVVESFGDGGRTCMTARVYPEHAAMGSTHLYVFNNGTGAVKVSKLEAWELATAAVNSGSLAPVVVKASDPKEAL, encoded by the exons ATGAATGGAATCGAGCACCTGGGCAATGGCCGGACCGCCTACCACTTCCAACCGGCGAAGCATTGGCAGAATG ATCCCAATG GGCCAATGTACCACAACGGCTTGTACCACTTCTTCTACCAGTACAATCCCCACGGCCCGACCTGGGATGTCGGCAAGTTATCATGGGGCCACTCCGTCTCCGGCGACCTCGTGAACTGGGCCGCGCTCGACAATGCGCTCGACCCCACCGACCCATTCGACGCCAACGGCTGCTGGTCGGGCTCCGCCACCATCCTCCCCGGCGGCCGCCCGGCCATCCTCTACACCGGCATCGACGCCGACAAGGTGCAGGTGCAGAACGTGGCGTTCGCCAAGGACCCCTCCGACCCGCTCCTCCGCGAGTGGGAGAAGCCCAGCTGCAACCCGGTGATCCCGTACCCCGCCGACGTGACCCGCAACAACTTCCGTGACCCGACGGAGGCGTGGCGCGGCCGCGACGGCCTGTGGCGGGTCGGCATCGTCGCCGAAGTCAACGGCGTTGGGTCCCTGCTGGTGTACCGGAGCGCGGACTTCCTCCGCTGGGAGCGCAACGCCGCGCCGCTGCACGCCAGCTCGCGGGACGTGCCCGTGCTGGAGTGCCCGGACCTGTTcccggtggcggcgacggcgcacGGCGCGACGGAGGGGCTCGAGACATCGGCACCGAGCGGCGCCGGGGTGAGGCATGTGCTCAAGCTCACGGACTTCGCCAAGGAGGACCACTACATGGTTGGGTTTTACGACGACGCGGCCGACACATTCGTGCCGGCGGAGCCAGAGCGCGGCGGCGACCCCGAGAACTGGCGCCGGCTCGACCACGGCCACCTGTACGCGTCCAAGTCCTTCTACGACGCGCGCAACAAGCGGCGCGTGCTGTGGGCGTGGGTGGACgagaccgacggcggcggcgtcgccaggggctgggccggcaTCCAGGCGTTCCCGAGGGCCATGTGGCTGGACGCCGACGGGAAGCGGCTGGTGCAGTGGCCCGTGGAGGAGATCGAGACGCTGCGGAGGAAGCGGGTCGGCCTGCAGTGGGCGACGGACGTGGAGGCcggcggcaggaaggagatcgccGGCATTGTGAGCTCGCAGGCGGACGTGGAGGTCATGTTCGAGATCCCGAACCTGGAGGAGGCCGAGACGTTGGACCCCGAGTGGCTGCTGGATCCAAAAGGGCTGTGCGCGGCGAAGGGCGCGTCCGTGCACGGCGGCGTCGGCCCGTTCGGGCTGCTCGTCTTGGCCTCCAGTGACCTGGAGGAGCACACTGCTGTGTTCTTCAGGGTGTTCAAACATGGTGGCAAGTACAAGGTTCTCATGTGCACCGACCTTACAAA GTCTTGTACGAAAGCAGGGGCACACAAGCCATCCTACGGAGCATTTCTTGACGTCGCCGTGGAGAAGGACAAGTTCATATCTCTCAGAACACTG ATCGATCACACGGTGGTGGAGAGCTTCGGCGACGGCGGGAGGACGTGCATGACGGCTCGTGTGTACCCCGAACACGCGGCGATGGGAAGCACCCACCTGTACGTGTTCAACAACGGGACAGGTGCCGTAAAGGTGTCCAAACTTGAGGCCTGGGAGCTGGCGACGGCGGCCGTGAACAGCGGCTCGCTTGCACCCGTCGTCGTCAAGGCATCCGACCCTAAAGAGGCCTTGTAG
- the LOC124678109 gene encoding uncharacterized protein LOC124678109, translating to MAAAHAAAASPTHRASVQATSTPPYPSAARIADSSCFPQYTASLKCLETSQDKSKCQQQFDDYKECKKKEREARLERNRSRTLFG from the exons ATGGCGGCGGCTCATGCGGCAGCGGCGTCCCCCACCCACCGTGCCTCCGTTCAGGCGACGTCGACCCCGCCGTACCCCAGCGCGGCCCGGATCGCCGACTCCTCCTGCTTCCCCCAGTACACCGCCTCCCTCAAGT GTTTGGAGACCAGCCAAGACAAGAGCAAGTGCCAGCAGCAGTTTGACGATTATAAGGAGTGCAAGAAGAAAGAG AGGGAGGCTCGGCTTGAACGAAACCGGAGCCGGACATTATTCGGGTGA